The Microbacter sp. GSS18 genome has a segment encoding these proteins:
- a CDS encoding TfoX/Sxy family protein — translation MMQIPKPSSEVAELFRRLVPDAPNVAVKPMFGNLGAFVNGNMFAGLFGDDIGVRLIDQATAEQFRTIPGSRPFGPAERPMRGYLATPAAWRDEPELLTEWIGLALAQVSALPPKQPKARKKGS, via the coding sequence ATGATGCAGATCCCGAAGCCGAGTTCGGAGGTTGCGGAGCTCTTCCGTCGTCTCGTGCCCGACGCGCCCAACGTGGCGGTCAAACCGATGTTCGGGAACCTCGGCGCCTTCGTGAATGGCAACATGTTCGCGGGCCTGTTCGGTGACGACATCGGAGTTCGCCTCATCGACCAGGCGACAGCAGAGCAGTTCCGAACGATCCCAGGGAGCAGGCCGTTCGGCCCGGCGGAGCGTCCCATGCGCGGCTACCTCGCCACGCCCGCGGCCTGGAGGGACGAACCCGAGCTGCTCACCGAATGGATCGGCCTCGCCCTGGCGCAGGTGAGCGCGCTACCGCCGAAGCAGCCGAAGGCCCGCAAGAAAGGATCCTGA
- a CDS encoding PQQ-binding-like beta-propeller repeat protein, producing MSWMKSRAMLLAIAGIAAVVLIGGPASAAPGGAGWNSAGGDRSNTRHAASESKISPATVADLSLKWVLNTGGDVSATPAVDGDRVYVPDWAGNLYAVDRSTGAVVWQRQIEDYTGVPRDASRTSPAFTDTTLVIGDKGATSNADGSPSLGNGGRVIAVDKQTGDVRWVTQVETHFAAVITQSPTIFDGVVYVGVSSVEEGLAGLIPGYECCTFRGSLAALDLETGAILWKTYMAPEGYPGASVWGSSPAVDPKRGSVYVATGNNYAIPADALACVEAAGDDPDAQQACLPPDDYFDAIVALDMTTGAVKWVTRALPYDTWTWACLFGAPSCPTPTGPDYDFGQAPALFKVKNAGGGPRELLGAGQKSGQYWALDPATGAVVWVTDTGPGGINGGLQWGSAVDGKRVYTANANSDQVPYPTASDPTTGIWSALDAATGEILWQTRPPNGGGASGPATTANGVVFGCTNDADGWMYALDAATGEVLWSFESGGSCVSGAAISNGMVFWGSGYGFYGGAFGTPSNKLYAFDLG from the coding sequence ATGAGTTGGATGAAGTCCCGTGCCATGCTGCTGGCGATCGCGGGGATCGCGGCCGTCGTGCTGATCGGAGGGCCCGCGTCTGCCGCGCCGGGCGGAGCAGGGTGGAATTCCGCCGGCGGTGACCGGTCGAACACCCGTCATGCCGCAAGCGAGTCCAAGATCTCTCCAGCCACCGTCGCGGACCTTTCGTTGAAGTGGGTGCTCAACACGGGTGGCGACGTCTCGGCGACGCCTGCGGTGGACGGCGACCGGGTCTACGTCCCGGACTGGGCGGGTAACTTGTACGCGGTGGACCGGTCGACCGGTGCGGTGGTGTGGCAGAGGCAGATCGAGGACTACACGGGCGTCCCGCGCGATGCGTCCCGGACCAGCCCCGCGTTCACCGACACCACCCTCGTCATCGGCGACAAGGGCGCGACCTCGAACGCGGATGGAAGCCCGTCGCTGGGCAACGGCGGCCGGGTGATCGCCGTCGACAAGCAGACCGGTGACGTGCGATGGGTGACCCAGGTCGAGACACACTTCGCGGCGGTGATCACGCAGTCGCCGACGATCTTCGACGGTGTCGTCTATGTGGGCGTGTCCTCGGTCGAAGAGGGTCTGGCGGGCCTCATCCCCGGCTACGAGTGCTGCACCTTCCGAGGCAGCCTCGCGGCTCTCGATCTCGAGACGGGAGCGATCCTCTGGAAGACCTACATGGCGCCGGAGGGCTACCCGGGCGCCTCGGTGTGGGGAAGCTCGCCCGCAGTGGATCCCAAGCGCGGGAGCGTCTACGTCGCGACGGGGAACAACTACGCCATCCCGGCCGACGCCCTGGCGTGCGTCGAAGCGGCGGGCGACGACCCCGATGCCCAGCAGGCGTGCCTGCCCCCTGACGACTACTTCGACGCCATCGTCGCGCTCGACATGACGACGGGAGCGGTGAAGTGGGTCACGCGGGCGCTTCCGTATGACACCTGGACGTGGGCCTGCCTCTTCGGTGCGCCATCGTGCCCCACGCCGACAGGCCCCGACTACGACTTCGGCCAGGCGCCGGCGCTCTTCAAGGTCAAGAACGCCGGCGGCGGCCCGCGCGAACTGCTCGGCGCGGGGCAGAAGAGCGGACAGTACTGGGCGCTCGACCCGGCCACCGGCGCAGTCGTCTGGGTCACCGACACCGGCCCCGGCGGCATCAACGGAGGGCTGCAGTGGGGGTCGGCCGTCGACGGCAAGCGGGTCTACACAGCGAACGCCAACAGCGACCAGGTGCCCTACCCCACCGCATCCGACCCCACGACCGGGATCTGGAGCGCCCTCGACGCAGCGACCGGCGAGATCCTCTGGCAGACCCGACCGCCGAACGGCGGCGGCGCATCAGGGCCGGCGACCACCGCCAACGGCGTCGTCTTCGGCTGCACGAACGACGCGGACGGCTGGATGTACGCGCTCGACGCGGCGACCGGAGAGGTCCTATGGTCGTTCGAGAGCGGTGGATCGTGCGTCTCGGGCGCCGCGATCTCCAACGGGATGGTCTTCTGGGGATCCGGGTACGGGTTCTATGGCGGAGCCTTCGGAACCCCCAGCAACAAGCTCTACGCGTTCGACCTTGGGTGA